The window TTCAAGCCTCTGAGGGAGTTTGCTTGTAGTTGTAGCCGATCGGGTGAGGCAGGTTGCGCGCCTTGGCCAGTTCGATCTGCTTCTGCCGATCAATGGCGCTGCGACGGGTCTTCTCGCTCAGCGTATCCCAGCAATGCGGGCAACTGATGCCAGCCACGTAATGCTCGGACGCGCGGTCTTCGACGCTTACCGGCGTACGACAGGCATGACATTGATCGTAGTCGCCTTCGCTGAGGTCATGACGCACGGTCACGCGGTTGTCGAACACGAAGCAGTCGCCCTGCCACTTGGTTTCTTCCTGCGGCACCTCTTCGAGGTACTTCAGAATGCCGCCCTTGAGGTGATAGACCTCGTCAAAACCCTGGCTGAGCATGTAGCTCGAAGCCTTCTCACAACGAATGCCGCCGGTGCAGAACATCGCGACTTTCTTGTGCACGGCCGGGTCGAAGTGGGCTTTGATGTAGTCAGGGAACTCGCGAAAACTAGTGGTTTTCGGGTCGATGGCGCCTTCGAAGGTGCCGATCGAGACCTCGTAGTCGTTGCGGGTGTCGATCAACAGCACTTCAGGATCGCTGATCAGCGCATTCCAGTTCTGTGGATCGACGTAGGTGCCGACCTTTTTGTTCGGGTCCACGCCTTCGACGCCGAGGGTGACGATTTCTTTCTTGAGTTTGACCTTGGTGCGGTAGAACGGCTGGTCGTCGCAGTACGACTCTTTGTGGTCGATGTCGTCCATGCGCGGATCGTTCTTGAGCCAGGCCATCAGCCCGTCAATGCCTTCGCGGCTGCCGGACACAGTGCCGTTGATGCCTTCTT is drawn from Pseudomonas sp. 31-12 and contains these coding sequences:
- a CDS encoding rhodanese-related sulfurtransferase, with amino-acid sequence MTQQIVVAALYKFVTLEDYVALREPLLQAMVDNGIKGTLLIAEEGINGTVSGSREGIDGLMAWLKNDPRMDDIDHKESYCDDQPFYRTKVKLKKEIVTLGVEGVDPNKKVGTYVDPQNWNALISDPEVLLIDTRNDYEVSIGTFEGAIDPKTTSFREFPDYIKAHFDPAVHKKVAMFCTGGIRCEKASSYMLSQGFDEVYHLKGGILKYLEEVPQEETKWQGDCFVFDNRVTVRHDLSEGDYDQCHACRTPVSVEDRASEHYVAGISCPHCWDTLSEKTRRSAIDRQKQIELAKARNLPHPIGYNYKQTPSEA